Within Psychrobacter sp. DAB_AL43B, the genomic segment GGCAAGCTGCGAATATTATAAGGTGCCGCCGCTTGCTCATATTTGTCGGTTTGTACTTTAGCAAAAACTACTTGTGGTAGCTGACTGGCAGCTGTCTTGAACTCTGGCGCCATCATAAGGCAAGGCTGACACCAACTTGCCCAAAAGTCTACAATGGTCAATACGTCATTTTTTTGAATGACCTTATTAACCGTTTGCGCGTTCAGTTCATGCGGAGTTCCTGTCAATATAGGCTTACTGCACTTACCACAATTGGGCGCAGCACTAAGCCGTGCAGCGGGTACGCGATTGGTCGCTTGGCAATGTGGGCAGACGACATGATACGCTTGTTGGTCTTCACTCATATTGTGACTCCTATGCTGATCGTATATTTTATGAAAAAAGCCAACAGCACTTTGCACTATTGGCTTTTTTATTACTTTATCATCAAATAGCTTGAAGTTTATAGAGGTTAAAGCTTACAAGTATTAGTGCCAAGCATTTTATATAGCGGACAAAAACGGAACAAACCGGTTAACAGCGGCACCAAACCGACAACACCCCACCAGCTTTGATAATAAACACCCACTGCAATAATAATGATACCGGCAATAACACGGAGCATTCTATCGGTACTACCAATATTAATATTCATGATTGATTCCTTAATAGAGAAAATAACAATAATATTGATAAATAAACTATCAACAAGCCAATTATTTTTCATAAAGAACTGGCATTATAATGGATGGCTTTCGTGCAAAACTTTCAATTTAATATTGGCATTTATTTAATCAATAAATATTATCCTAATACGTTGATAGGTACTTTTAGATAACGCGTACCATTGTCCTCAGGCTTCGGGAAGTGGCCAGCATCAATATTGACTTGTACTGCTGGAATAATCAGCCGTGGCATCTCAAGGTTGGCATCGCGGCGCTCACGCATCTCAACGAATTCTGCTTCATTAATACCGTCTTTTACATGGATATTGCCTAATTTTTGCGCGGCAACAGTAGTGGTTGGACAATGCTTACGCCCCTTACTTGGATAATCATGGCACAGATACATGACCGTATCCTCAGGTAGGGCCAGCAGCTTTTTGATCGACTGATACAGGTTTTTGGCATCGCCACCTGGGAAGTCGCAGCGCGCTGTGCCCACATCTGGAGCAAACAAGGTATCACCGACAAACACCACTGTTTTTTCATCGTCAGTGGCAATATACGCCATATCAGCACGCGTATGACCGGGAACATACATCGCAGTGATAGTGATGCCACCAAGCGCTAAGGTTTCGCCGTCATCTGTCAAAATGTCAAATTGACTGGCATCGGTACGAAAGCTGCTATCAAAGTTAAAAATTTGCTTAAATATTTTTTGTACTTCAGTGATATGTTGACCAATTACCAATTGTCCGCCGAGTGCCTCTTTTACGTGTATAGCACCTGATATATGGTCGGCATGGGCATGGGTTTCTATAATATAAACCAGCTCCCAACCATGATCATTGACAAACGCGATGACTTCGTCGACGCTAGTAGTGGCAGTACGCCCTGACTTTGCATCGAAATCCAGTACTGGATCGATAATGGCACATACTTGCTGCTGAACGTCTGCGAGTACGTGAGTATAAGTTTCTGTGTCGCTATGTAAGAAAGAATGAACTTGCATGGCTACCTCTTTACTTTTATATGAATGTTTTAATTTTCGCTGAATTCTTACGTATAATAGATAGGTATTTGTAGTATATGAATAGACGTATTTGCTATTTATTAAGACCAATATAGCAACTATCAAACAATTTAACAATTTATATAATGTAAATAACGATAACTTGCTGTCACTTGCGCTATCATTGATAATTAACTGTCTATAACCAGATCTTATCTATAAACTCTGCACTTTCTATTTATATTTTATATAAGGAGCTCGCTCTGACTACTTCTACTTTAGCATCGAGCACAGCTGCTACCAACACTAGCGACAATATGTCCACCAGCGTAGTAGGCTTTGCCCCCAATGACCTTGCTAAAAAAATGCAACAAGCCTCACTGCAAGCCAGCCAACTATTAAAGTCTTTATCGCACCCTGATCGCTTATTACTCTTATGTCAGCTGACTCAAGGGGAATACTGCGTCAGTGAGCTTGAGCACTTGGTCGGTGTTGGTCAGCCAAGCCTATCGCAGCAGCTGGGTATCCTACGTAAGGATGAGCTGGTCTCGACACGCCGCGACGGCAAACAAATCTATTATAGTATCGCCAGTGATGATGCTTTAGCCGTCTTACAACTGCTGTACCAGCGCTTCTGTAATCAGACCGACGCATAACTTGTTAGCTTAATGGTTACTGTTAATTAACTTTCTTTATTGTGATGATGTATTGTTATGCCTTCTATCGCCGCTCGTCTGATTCCTGCTTGGTTGCGCCACTACCGGATGTCGGCTCTACCGGCTGACATCATCGCAGGACTGGTGGTGGGCGTGCTTGTTATTCCACAAAGCCTAGGCTACGCAGTATTAGCAGGGCTGCCACCGGTTTATGGCTTATATGCGGCGATTGTGCCAGTCGCCGTTTATGCGTGGCTAGGCTCTAGTAATGTACAAGCAGTTGGACCAGCCGCCGTTACTGCTATCATGACCGCCAGTGCTTTGCACCCTTATGCCGATAAAGGCGCTGAACAGTATGTACTGATGGCAGGTCTTTTAGCTTTGATGTTGGGCGCTATTTTGTGGCTTGCAGGACAGCTTAAACTGGGCTGGATTATGCAGTTCATCAGTCGCGGCGTATCGGCTGGCTTTATCAGCGGTGCAGCAGTGCTCATTTTTATTAGTCAGCTTAAGTATTTGACCGGTATACCTATCGCTGGAAACGGCTTAATCGGTTATTTATCTAGTATGCAGATGTATGCCAGTCAGTTGCATCCATTGACGTTAGTCATCGGGATGATTGCCTTCACGCTTATGGTTATGAACCGCTACGGTAGCAAGTGGGTATGGAAATCTTGGTTATCCTCCTCTTATGCTAAATGGGCAGAGCGCCTATTTCCACTTATTCTGCTCGGTATCGCTATTGTTCTTAGTATGGGCTTGCATTGGACCACCAATGGCGTGGCAACCATCGGTAGTATTCCGCAAGGACTACCAACTTTTACCCTTCCTTATGTGCCAGACTTCCCTGAAGTCCTCAACTTGTTGCCGACAGCAGGACTGATGGCGCTGATTGCTTTTGTATCAAGTAGCTCAGTCGCCAGCACTTATGCGCGTCTGCGCGGCGAGACATTCGATGCCAATCGTGAACTGACCGGACTAGGGCTTGCTAACATTACCGGCGGCTTCTTTCAAAGCTTTCCCATAGCTGGTGGCTTTTCGCGTACCGCTATCAATGTCGATTCAGGGGCAAAAACGCCACTGGCGAGTTTAGTAACCGTGCTGGTAATGATTGCCGCTTTGATAGCATTTGGCAATCTACTTGCCCCACTACCCTACGCTATTTTGGGTGCGACCATCATGGCTGCTATCATCGGCCTCATTGATATAGCAACCTTGAAATCTGCATGGCAACGTGACCGCTTAGATGCCGCCAGCTTTATGGCAGCGTTTGCGGGTGTGCTGATATTTGGGCTAAATACAGGATTGATTATTGGTTTAATGGTGTCCTTTGCCAGCTTAATTTGGCAATCGAGCCAACCGCACGTCGCCATTGTCGGTCAGCTGGCAGGTACGGGGCATTTTCGTAATATCAATCGTCATGATGTGGTGACTTTTCATAATTTATTGATGCTACGTATTGATGAGAGCTTATTTTTTGGTAATAGTGAATCAGTACATCGCCGTGTGATACAAGCTACCCAGCAGTATCCAAAAGCTCATGAGATTATTCTTATCATGTCAGCGGTCAATCACATTGATTTTACCGGACAAGAGATGCTCATTAGCCTAAATCAAGAGCTTTTAAACCAAAATAAGCATTTAAGTTTTAGCTTTATCAAAGGGCCCGTGATGGATATTATTGGGCATACTCCCGTCATTACCAAGCTATCAGGGCAGGTTTACCTAAGTACCATGGATGCGGTAAATGCATTAAAAGACGTTTAACAACGCCGCGACCTCTATATTATTAAGTTAATAATAATTATTGTCTGTGACAACCTATAGATGTGATAAAAGCTGTGTTATGCTAAATTATTATAGTGTTTAAAAACTACAGCCTTTAGGTATTATAGCCTTTAGAAAATACACTTATCTATAACGCTCTATTTCCTAGTGCCTTTCCATATATGTGACCGAACTTACTTATGACCGATGACTTAACCATTTATAAGCAAATTTATCCAAGCCAATGTATCAAGATTGCAGAGCTTGGCTACTGTTCTGTGCTCAATATTCGCCCTGATGCTGAAACAGAAACGCAGCCAAATAGCTGTGACTTAGCGCGTGCTACTGCAAAAGCCAACTTGACCTATCATCATCTACCATTTGATGATGAACGCCTGAGTATGGCAACTGTCGAGCAGTTTGCTGCCTTTTACCGTTCAATGCCTAAACCAATCCTTATGTTTTGTGGGACGGGTGCGCGCGCCAAGCTGCTTTATCAAAGTGCATTGATGCAAGGGCTGCTATAAAACTGGCTATAAAAAATACGCTAGCGTTTACATACCTCATCTTTAGAAAACTATTTATTAAGCTTAGGCTGAGACTCTGTATTTTCATGCCAAACAACTCATATCTACTATAAAAAACAAAAGGAGCTCTTATGAGCCATCAAGTTAGCATTACCGGACAAATCACCCCTGACCAAGTACCAATGATCGCTGAAAATGGTTTTAAAACCATCATTAATAACCGTCCAGATGGTGAAGAGCCCAATCAGCCGACCAGTGCTGATATTGCTGCTGCTGCTGAAAAGGCAGGTCTTGCCTATAAAGAAGTGTCCTTTGCTGGCAGTGATCTTAATCAAAATCACGTCGAAGAATTTGCTGACTTTTTTAATCAAGCCGAGCAGCCAATGCTAATATTTTGCCGTACCGGTAATCGCTCAACAGGTATTTATGAAGCAGCAAAGCGCATGGATTTGTTAGATGACTAAGGTGTCAAATAAAGATGTCAAATAAAGATGTCAAATAAAGACGTTAAATAATCGCCTCATTAAATTACTAATGATTTAAGCTATTAAACTGATGAGCCCATATCGATATATGGGCTTT encodes:
- the trxC gene encoding thioredoxin TrxC; this translates as MSEDQQAYHVVCPHCQATNRVPAARLSAAPNCGKCSKPILTGTPHELNAQTVNKVIQKNDVLTIVDFWASWCQPCLMMAPEFKTAASQLPQVVFAKVQTDKYEQAAAPYNIRSLPTMVAFRNGKEVARQSGALPSNQIVQWVQSLKA
- a CDS encoding DUF2892 domain-containing protein; the encoded protein is MNINIGSTDRMLRVIAGIIIIAVGVYYQSWWGVVGLVPLLTGLFRFCPLYKMLGTNTCKL
- a CDS encoding MBL fold metallo-hydrolase — its product is MQVHSFLHSDTETYTHVLADVQQQVCAIIDPVLDFDAKSGRTATTSVDEVIAFVNDHGWELVYIIETHAHADHISGAIHVKEALGGQLVIGQHITEVQKIFKQIFNFDSSFRTDASQFDILTDDGETLALGGITITAMYVPGHTRADMAYIATDDEKTVVFVGDTLFAPDVGTARCDFPGGDAKNLYQSIKKLLALPEDTVMYLCHDYPSKGRKHCPTTTVAAQKLGNIHVKDGINEAEFVEMRERRDANLEMPRLIIPAVQVNIDAGHFPKPEDNGTRYLKVPINVLG
- a CDS encoding ArsR/SmtB family transcription factor; its protein translation is MQQASLQASQLLKSLSHPDRLLLLCQLTQGEYCVSELEHLVGVGQPSLSQQLGILRKDELVSTRRDGKQIYYSIASDDALAVLQLLYQRFCNQTDA
- a CDS encoding SulP family inorganic anion transporter; protein product: MPSIAARLIPAWLRHYRMSALPADIIAGLVVGVLVIPQSLGYAVLAGLPPVYGLYAAIVPVAVYAWLGSSNVQAVGPAAVTAIMTASALHPYADKGAEQYVLMAGLLALMLGAILWLAGQLKLGWIMQFISRGVSAGFISGAAVLIFISQLKYLTGIPIAGNGLIGYLSSMQMYASQLHPLTLVIGMIAFTLMVMNRYGSKWVWKSWLSSSYAKWAERLFPLILLGIAIVLSMGLHWTTNGVATIGSIPQGLPTFTLPYVPDFPEVLNLLPTAGLMALIAFVSSSSVASTYARLRGETFDANRELTGLGLANITGGFFQSFPIAGGFSRTAINVDSGAKTPLASLVTVLVMIAALIAFGNLLAPLPYAILGATIMAAIIGLIDIATLKSAWQRDRLDAASFMAAFAGVLIFGLNTGLIIGLMVSFASLIWQSSQPHVAIVGQLAGTGHFRNINRHDVVTFHNLLMLRIDESLFFGNSESVHRRVIQATQQYPKAHEIILIMSAVNHIDFTGQEMLISLNQELLNQNKHLSFSFIKGPVMDIIGHTPVITKLSGQVYLSTMDAVNALKDV
- a CDS encoding beta-lactamase hydrolase domain-containing protein, with the translated sequence MTDDLTIYKQIYPSQCIKIAELGYCSVLNIRPDAETETQPNSCDLARATAKANLTYHHLPFDDERLSMATVEQFAAFYRSMPKPILMFCGTGARAKLLYQSALMQGLL
- a CDS encoding TIGR01244 family sulfur transferase, which encodes MSHQVSITGQITPDQVPMIAENGFKTIINNRPDGEEPNQPTSADIAAAAEKAGLAYKEVSFAGSDLNQNHVEEFADFFNQAEQPMLIFCRTGNRSTGIYEAAKRMDLLDD